The sequence TCGATTCCACAATTTGTCCTTCATCCATGAAGATAACGCGGTCGGCCACTTGTTTCGCAAAGCCCATTTCGTGGGTCACGCACACCATGGTGATACCTTCGCTCGCCAGTTCAACCATCACGTCGAGCACTTCGTTGATCATCTCCGGATCAAGCGCTGAAGTCGGTTCATCAAAAAGCAGTAATTCAGGCTTCATGCACAGCGAACGGGCGATAGCTACACGTTGTTGTTGACCGCCAGAAAGTTGCACTGGGTATTTGTTGGCTTGTTCAGCGATGTGTACGCGCTCGAGATAGTGCATTGCAAGCTTCTCGGCTTCTCGTTTGCTTTTTTTAAGCGTACGAATAGGCGACAGAGTTAGGTTTTCGAGCACGGTAAGATGGGGGAATAAATGAAAATGCTGAAACACCATTCCGACTTGGCCAGGTGTGTTGAATTTACTCGGAAGCACTTGTTCTAACACGCAAAGCTCGCCGCTTTCGAAAGGTTCTAGCTGATTGATACAACGGATTAAGGTTGATTTACCCGAACCTGATGGTCCGCAAATCACCACTATCTCTCCTTGTTCAATATTTAAATCGATATCCTTTAGGGCATGAAAATCACCATACCACTTGTTAAGTGACTTAAACTTAACCATTTCCTTGAGATTGTTCAAATCGTTGTTCATACCTAGTAAAGAGACAGGTTTACCTTACCAATATAGAAATCTGAATGCACATAAAATTAAGGACTTATGAGAATTTAATAGCATCTTGTAGGGCAAATTAAAAAGCAGCGCCCAAAATGAACGCTGCTTTGTTTATACGAAAGAAATAAGTAACGGGTTCAGTCAGATGTAAAAAATCATCTTTGTGTGACTATTGTCTTTGCTTTCTCTCCACTTTAGCAATTCTTAGTAAATCGCAGACTCTAAAATCTCACGCGTTTTCTCTGGCGTGATTGCTTGGTTTTCGCCAAGTTGCAGGTAACCGTGTGATTCAAGTTGAGCAACAACGTTGTCGATTGCTGCTGCTTTAGTTGCTTCGTAACCGTCGAACATCGTTGGAACGTCTAGGCTGTGGTAGAAGGCTTCGATTGCCGCGATTGTACGCTCGGCTAAATCAGCACCCGCTTCTAGGCCAAATACGTTACGACCCATTTGCTCTAGCTTGCCACGCTTCGCTTCGATTTGGTTACGAAGTAGTGAAGGTTGAACAATCGCCAGAGAACGCGCGTGGTCTACGTGCCATAGTGCTGTGAACTCATGGCCAATCATGTGTGTTGCCCAATCTTGAGGAACGCCAGTACCAATCAGGCCGTTAAGCGCTTGGTTTGCAGTCCACATTAGGTTTGCACGCCATGCGTCGTTGTCACGCTCGTCGTATTGCTTACCCAGTACAAGTAGGTTCTTAAGCAGTGTTTCTGCGTAACCGTCTTGAACCATCGCGTCTGTTGGCATTGTGATGTATTGCTCACATACGTGAACCCATGCATCCACCAGACCGTTGATCAGTTGGCGCTCTGGCAGAGACTTCATTACGTCTGGGTCCATAACCGCAAATTTAGGCTGAACCGCAGGGTTCATGAATGCCAGTTTCTCCTGAGTCTCTTTACGAGTGATTACCGCACCCATGTTAGATTCAGAACCTGTCGCAGGAAGGGTCAGTACAGCACCAATAGGAGTGGCTTCTGTTACTTGATGTTTGCCCGCTAGGATATCCCAACCGTCGCCGTCGTATTTAGCCGCTGCAGCAACGTACTTAGAACCGTCGATTACCGAACCACCGCCAACAGCGATAATGAATTCTACGTTTTCTTCTTTAACAAGAGCGACGGCTTTATCTAGCGTCTCTTTCGTTGGGTTAGCTTCAACACCAGCGAACTCAATCCAAGCGTGATCCTTTAGAGAAGCGACAACTTGGTCGTAAACACCGTTGCTTTTGATTGAACCGCCACCGTAGATGACAAGTACTTTCTTTGAAGTATCAACTGCTTGGCTGATAGCATTGATTTGGCCTTGGCCGAAATGGATTACTGTAGGGTTAACATAAGTAAATTGCATTGTAGGTTCCTTGTGTAAAGCTAGATTTTTTATTCTGATGTGTTGCTCAATTTCTATATTTGCATATTAGTACAGTAATCTAGGGTGATGAAGAGCTGTTTCTCCAAATAAATTGCCTATTTCTACAAAATTGATATTCTTTCTCTGCTTTAGCTTACTTACTCTTAGCACTTGGAATGGAAAGTCGCCACTTATGAAAACACTCGCGCAGTTGTTACAGTCTTATGTAGAACACAAAGGTTGGGATGATCTCGAAGGGATCAGAGAAACTGAAATTGGCGGAGTGTGGTTGTATAGAAGCCGTGGCGGGAATCAGCGTCAACCATTCACTTACCAGTCGGGTATTATCATGCTCGGGCAGGGCAAAAAGAACATCTACATTGGCGACAGACCCGTTACTTACGCTGCAGGTGATTACCTTGTGGTAGGTGTGCCAATGCCATTGGAGTGTGAAGCTTTACCGGTTGATGGCGAACCATTGCTTGGTTTGTCTATTAATATTGACTCTCAACGTTTGCACAGCTTGGTAAAAAAGTTAGAAGACCAAGGCTTTCTTGAGAGCTACTGCAATAAGCACAAACAGAATTCGAGCGGCTTAGAATCGACGCCAATGGAAGAGCAAATGCTAGAGAGCTTTACTCGATTGGTCAAAATGCTGCATTGCGACATCGAAGCCAACATATTGGGCGATGCCATGGTCAGCGAGATTGTCTACCGTGCACTAACTGGTTCAGAAGGGCGTGTGCTGTTTGATCTAGCCCATCATGACGGTCACTACGCACGTGTTGCTAAAGCGCTGTCTAAAGTGCATGAAGAATACGACCAAACCATCACTGTTCAATCGCTTGCCAACGAAGCCAACATGAGTGTGTCAGCCTTTCACAATGCATTCCGTAATGTCACTTTTGAATCTCCGCTGCAATACTTGAAAAAGGTCAGGCTCAACAAAGCCAAAGAACTTATTCAGCTAGAAGGCCTTCGCATCAGCGATGCTGCTCGCCGAGTCGGTTACTCGAGCCCATCCCAATTCAGCCGCGAATTTAAGCGCCACTTCAACACAACCCCAAGAGCGATTTAGTTCTTCTTTCAACGAAATTATGTGTTCATAGCTATGGTGCCAAAAGCTATGGCGTCTCGTTCATCGTTGACGCCATCATGCTCCCTGCAAGTCCTATTTCTTGGCTGAGCAACCATCTTTCTCATGTCGTCAGCAATAAGTCTCATATTTGTTGAATTATATGAGTAAATGTATCTAATTATAGGTATTGTCAGATTGTAGGTATTTGATTCTCGAATATATTATTAACGTACTTATATAAAATAAGCTCTCTAAAATAATTAATTAAATAGCCTAAGAGTTTATGCACGGGTATAAGGGATAAATTCACTAACTTAGCAAGTAACGGAGTTTTAGTGTGAACAACCTATCAAATATCATCTAAATTTTTAAAATTACCCATCGAATTATCTGAGAGAGTATTCAGGATTATTGAATAGACTTAAAATTAAAGAGAATTTAGCAGTTGATAAAGCCTAGTGTGACGGATAATTAGTCGTTTGATGACTAATTATCCTGTAACTTGCTGATTTATAGTCAACTGAGAGTCTGATGGATATCACGTTTACCCTCAAATAATTCACTTAACATGGCGCTACTTTAATCATTCTTTCCAATACGATTGTTAAATATAAATACGTATACCTATTTTATTAAAAGGATAATACCGATGAGTAGCGATATCATTAAAATTTCAAGAAATACTGAAAACGCACCAATTAATTCTGTATCTACACAAACGGTCGCTTTTTCTCATTATAATAACTTTTCAGCTCAATTACCTGTTGACCCTAAAACAGGTGAAGTCGTAATCGGTAATATTAAAGACCAAGCCGTACAATGCTTAAATAATATTAAGGCCATTGTTGAAAGCATCGACCATGTTATGGATGATGTTGTGAAGATTAATGTTTTCGTTAAGAATATTTCTGATATCGATGCTATTGATGAAGTTTACAAAAGCTTCTTCCAAAACAGCCTCCCTACACGCACAGTCGTGGGCGTAGCTGCGCTACCGAACAGTGACGCTTTAGTTCAAATGGATGCGCTTATTTCAAACGGCGAAGGCACTAAACCACAAGCACCTTGCGCGCTAGTTAAGGTATCAAGAAATACAGATAACGCGCCTCAAAGTGCTGTGTCCACTCAGACCGCGGCTTTTTCTCACTACAATAATCTTTCAGCTCAATTGCCTATCGATGTAACCACAGGTGAGTTGGTTGATGGTGGTATCGAAGCGCAAACGTCACAATGTCTATCAAACATTAAAGCTATTCTAGAAAGTATCGGTCATGTCATGAATGATGTGGTTAAAACGACTATCTACGTGAAAAATATCGCAGATGCGGAAGTGGTAAATGAAGTATGTGCTAAATTCTTCCCAAGCTACGTTCCTGCTCGTACCGTTGTTAACGCCGCTGAACTACCAATGGGCGCTTTAATTCAAATTGATACATCCGTTTCACATGGTGACGGTACACCGCCGCAATTACCAGAAGACACTCGCTTACTGGTTATTGAAGCTAATAATACTGTTGCTGCACCATTCATGCCTTATTCGCATACTGTTGCTTTTTCTCACTACAATCATATTTCAGGTCAATTACCTTTAGACCCGAAAACAAATCAAGTGGTTGCTGGTGGTGTAAAAGAGCAAGCTCAACAATGTTTGAGCAATATTAAGGCGATCATTGAAAGTGTTGACCACAGCATGGACGATACTGTGAAAATTAATATTCAACTTAAGGATATTTCAGATATTGATGCGGTGAACGAGATTTACACAACGTTCTTTAATGCTGATTTACCGGCAAGAACGGTAGTTGGGGTTTCAGAGATTTCTATGAATGCTCTAATTCAAATTGATGCAGTCGTTTCCAACTGCGAAGGTACACCACCACAAGACGTCGTTGCTTAAATTAATTGCACCCTTCTCAATAATAGCGATCAGATCTCGGCTTTAGCTCTTAAACATTGAGTCGAAACATAAGCCGGCGGTCTGATCTGCTAACTCCCCACAGATACTGCCAATTCCAAGCCTCGCTACATAACTTATTCGAAGCGATATAATTAAGCTTATACTCGACATATGGTGCTTATTGAGTCGAAGTGTCTTAATATGAAAAACAGATGCTTAACGTAAGAAAGAAAACCAGTTTATGCAATTTCGAGTTATTTTATTGTTGTGCCTAGCGATAGTGGGGTGTTCATCTAATCAAGAGCTAACACCTGATCCGACAACTATCACGCTTTTTTATGGTGAGACGTCGATCTCGGCGGGTGTGTTAGAAGATAAAACATTTAATTCGGTTCTAGCCGATAGAAGAGAGAGTGTTACTCTCTCGGGCTCACTATCAAAGCAAAACTCAGGTTACTTAGTTGATATGTTAGTGATCAGAGAAAATAGAGCACCACGTTCAAAGCGCCAATTAAACACCTTACTTCTTATGAAGCCGGGAGAATTAGTGGATGTTGGCGGTGTGAACAATGATGTGTTCAGAGTCATTCTAGAGTAACAATCCCGAAGTAATCAATTAATGTGAAATTTTTCTTTACCTCAACCTAACTTCAAGTCTTAAGCTTCTCTTACCCAATAAGAAGGAGCTTATTATGCAAAATGACTACGTAAAAGAACTCGCCGTTAAAACTTACCAAGAAGAACTTCAGAAAGAGTACGTTAAATCTAAAGTTAGACCATTCCACGGCCCGAGTTTTATCGGCGGCGTACTGTTGTCAGTCGTGTTGGTTGGGTTGTTTTTTTGACTTGAAAGCGTACAGGCCATTGAGATAACTTATTACAGGATACTAATAGCCAAATTGTTGTGAAAGCTAAAATAATCAGAGGTACCGAGATAAACATAGTAACCTTAATTGCGTTATCTTCTACCGATGATTTGGCAAACTCACAGTAATACTGGCCAAATATATCCAGCGACTACCCATTCGACAGTAACTTAGTGTAATTACACTAAACTATTCATTGCAGATTGCCTTGACCAGCCTTTATGTAGCTTTACTACCTCAGTGCTGATTCGTACTGGATGATTCTGCTAATACCTACAACAACGTTAGCTGTTGACGACTTTACGTCGCTATGAACTATGGCTCTTCGTTAGTTTCCCCATCATCAATTATTGTTCAGTTAATTATACAGAACGACTCCCTCTTTTATTTAGTTCTATCCATCAAAATGTCCTGTTCTCCTTTCAATTGAGATTTCCCATCTATTCAGATAGTTGAGGTTAGGATTAGGTGTTTGCGTTAGGACTTAACTTACCCTCTAGCGTGCATTTGATTAAATTTATGGTTTGTTTCACTTCCAAACAGATTGGTTTCATCAAGGGTATGTAGTGATGTAACCCAGATAAAGTTGCTGATTTCAATCCCTCCCCATTAAATCTCGCGATCACTGTCAGTTTTTTATAGCGTAAATAAATACTAAAAAAAGCGATGCAATCATTACCCCCCTGAAATGGCACTGTGGCGTAATTTGGTGGCTATTATGTTATGAAGTTGTCGGGATATTACGGGATGTACAATATGCGGTTAGTGGTGTTTTCGTGCATGATATTTATAAATGTGCACAATTACACTCAATTCAAGTAGATGACTGTTAAGTGGTCAGATTTGTTTTTATTTGTGCGAATCTCATAAGTAAGAATACAATCATTCCGTTGCATCGCAAAATGCGATGCATATCACTTTATTCGGGGTGCCGTGTTGTCTACTGTTAATTTACTTTGTCTGTTCTTTATTACATTACTAATAATATGCACATCATTTCATCTGAAGTCGTCGGAAGGTAAAAAAAAGCTATCTTTTGTTCAGCAAAGACTTGAACGAGAACAAAATAAACAAA comes from Vibrio syngnathi and encodes:
- a CDS encoding RidA family protein gives rise to the protein MSSDIIKISRNTENAPINSVSTQTVAFSHYNNFSAQLPVDPKTGEVVIGNIKDQAVQCLNNIKAIVESIDHVMDDVVKINVFVKNISDIDAIDEVYKSFFQNSLPTRTVVGVAALPNSDALVQMDALISNGEGTKPQAPCALVKVSRNTDNAPQSAVSTQTAAFSHYNNLSAQLPIDVTTGELVDGGIEAQTSQCLSNIKAILESIGHVMNDVVKTTIYVKNIADAEVVNEVCAKFFPSYVPARTVVNAAELPMGALIQIDTSVSHGDGTPPQLPEDTRLLVIEANNTVAAPFMPYSHTVAFSHYNHISGQLPLDPKTNQVVAGGVKEQAQQCLSNIKAIIESVDHSMDDTVKINIQLKDISDIDAVNEIYTTFFNADLPARTVVGVSEISMNALIQIDAVVSNCEGTPPQDVVA
- a CDS encoding AraC family transcriptional regulator, producing the protein MKTLAQLLQSYVEHKGWDDLEGIRETEIGGVWLYRSRGGNQRQPFTYQSGIIMLGQGKKNIYIGDRPVTYAAGDYLVVGVPMPLECEALPVDGEPLLGLSINIDSQRLHSLVKKLEDQGFLESYCNKHKQNSSGLESTPMEEQMLESFTRLVKMLHCDIEANILGDAMVSEIVYRALTGSEGRVLFDLAHHDGHYARVAKALSKVHEEYDQTITVQSLANEANMSVSAFHNAFRNVTFESPLQYLKKVRLNKAKELIQLEGLRISDAARRVGYSSPSQFSREFKRHFNTTPRAI
- a CDS encoding amino acid ABC transporter ATP-binding protein — protein: MNNDLNNLKEMVKFKSLNKWYGDFHALKDIDLNIEQGEIVVICGPSGSGKSTLIRCINQLEPFESGELCVLEQVLPSKFNTPGQVGMVFQHFHLFPHLTVLENLTLSPIRTLKKSKREAEKLAMHYLERVHIAEQANKYPVQLSGGQQQRVAIARSLCMKPELLLFDEPTSALDPEMINEVLDVMVELASEGITMVCVTHEMGFAKQVADRVIFMDEGQIVESNTPQALFENPQHERTQAFLNQILTY
- a CDS encoding iron-containing alcohol dehydrogenase, producing MQFTYVNPTVIHFGQGQINAISQAVDTSKKVLVIYGGGSIKSNGVYDQVVASLKDHAWIEFAGVEANPTKETLDKAVALVKEENVEFIIAVGGGSVIDGSKYVAAAAKYDGDGWDILAGKHQVTEATPIGAVLTLPATGSESNMGAVITRKETQEKLAFMNPAVQPKFAVMDPDVMKSLPERQLINGLVDAWVHVCEQYITMPTDAMVQDGYAETLLKNLLVLGKQYDERDNDAWRANLMWTANQALNGLIGTGVPQDWATHMIGHEFTALWHVDHARSLAIVQPSLLRNQIEAKRGKLEQMGRNVFGLEAGADLAERTIAAIEAFYHSLDVPTMFDGYEATKAAAIDNVVAQLESHGYLQLGENQAITPEKTREILESAIY